A window from Malania oleifera isolate guangnan ecotype guangnan chromosome 7, ASM2987363v1, whole genome shotgun sequence encodes these proteins:
- the LOC131160338 gene encoding LRR receptor-like serine/threonine-protein kinase GHR1, with the protein MTLFKLLVVSLVFASAMGQLPSQDILALLEIKKGIKHDPTGYVLNSWNEESIDFNGCPSSWNGIVCNTGKVAGVVLDNLGLSADADLSVFSNLTKLVKLSMANNSISGKIPDNIGDFKSLEYLDLSNNLFFSSLPQRLGELENLQNLSLAGNNFSGSIPDFISGLASIKLLDLSSNSFSGPLPSSLTKLMNLVHLNLSRNGFVNKIPKGFEQITTLEVLDLHGNMLDGHIDVEFFLSSSAVHIDFSGNLLVSSTSQQQKFLPVISETIKYLNLSHNRLEGSLDKGGEPMEFQSLKVLDLSYNQLSGELPGFNFVYELEVLKLSNNRFSGLFPNNLLKGDPLVLTELDLSANNLSGPISLITSTTLHLVNLSSNALSGELPLLIGSCAVLDLSNNQFEGNLSKIVKWANIEFLDLSQNRLKGSIPAPFSQFLRLNYLNLSHNSLTSSLPKVITQYPKLRVLDLSNNQLDGLFLTTLLTLPTLQELHLENNLFTGGIELSSPSSSESDLRVLDISGNRISGYFPDWFGSMTQLQVLNLAKNNLSGSLPTSLADMKPLSSLDISQNHFTGSLPPNLPDSLARLNVSYNELSGVVPENLRRFPSSSFYPGNPGLAFPNNNAPGSENFPSRNSSRKPIKTFVKVVVIVACIVAVVILILLAIFVHYIRVSRRPLPEHVTSKDILKPPPTSTSGFSGRDSNSPLVVAAEDLMTSRKGSSSEIISSDEKMAAVTGFSPSKNSHLSWSPESGDAFTVENLARLDVKSPDQLAGELHFLDDTITLTPEELSRAPAEVLGRSSHGTSYKATLDNGTFLTVKWLREGVAKQRKEFAKEAKKFANIRHPNVVGLRGYYWGPTQHEKLILSDYISPGSLASFLYDRPGRKVPPLSWAQRLKIAVDVARGLNYLHFDRALPHGNLKATNILLDGPDLNARIADYCLHRLMTQAGTVEQILDAGILGYRAPELSASKKPLPSFKSDVYAFGVVLLELLTGRCAGDVVSGEDGGVDLTDWVRLRMAEGRSSDCFDAALMLEMGNPAAEKGMKEVLGIALRCIRSISERPGIKTIYEDLSSI; encoded by the exons ATGACGCTTTTCAAGCTTTTAGTGGTATCCCTGGTTTTTGCCTCTGCCATGGGTCAACTTCCTTCGCAGGACATTTTGGCACTGCTTGAAATCAAGAAAGGAATCAAGCACGACCCGACTGGTTATGTCCTTAATTCATGGAATGAGGAGTCTATCGACTTCAACGGGTGCCCTTCTTCTTGGAATGGGATTGTCTGTAACACTGGCAAAGTTGCTGGGGTTGTCCTTGATAACTTGGGTCTCTCTGCTGATGCAGACTTGAGTGTTTTTTCAAACCTCACAAAACTTGTGAAACTCTCCATGGCAAACAATTCGATATCAGGAAAAATTCCTGACAATATTGGCGATTTCAAAAGCCTGGAGTATTTGGATCTCTCAAACAACCTGTTCTTCTCGTCTTTACCACAGAGATTGGGTGAATTAGAGAACTTGCAAAACCTCTCCTTGGCTGGGAACAACTTCTCTGGTTCAATTCCTGATTTCATTTCTGGGCTTGCTTCGATTAAGTTATTGGACTTGAGCAGCAACTCCTTTTCTGGGCCATTGCCATCATCATTGACGAAGCTGATGAACCTCGTGCACCTTAACCTGTCTCGTAATGGGtttgtaaataaaataccaaaaggtTTTGAGCAGATTACCACTCTTGAGGTGCTTGACTTGCATGGGAACATGCTTGATGGTCATATAGATGTGGAATTCTTTCTTTCGTCTAGTGCTGTCCATATTGATTTTAGTGGGAATTTGCTGGTTAGTTCTACTTCGCAGCAGCAGAAATTTCTACCTGTTATATCCGAGACGATTAAGTATTTGAATCTTAGCCACAACCGTCTTGAGGGGTCACTAGATAAGGGAGGCGAGCCCATGGAATTTCAGAGCTTGAAGGTGTTGGATCTCAGCTATAATCAACTCTCTGGAGAATTGCCTGGATTTAATTTTGTTTATGAGCTCGAGGTCCTCAAGCTCAGCAACAACAGATTTTCAGGGTTATTTCCTAATAATCTTCTGAAAGGAGATCCATTGGTGCTAACTGAGTTGGATTTGAGTGCCAACAATCTCTCAG GGCCTATAAGTCTGATCACATCGACAACTTTGCACTTGGTTAATCTCTCATCAAATGCACTCTCAGGTGAACTTCCATTGCTGATTGGAAGCTGTGCTgtactagatttatcaaataaccAATTTGAAGGAAATTTAAGCAAAATTGTCAAATGGGCAAATATTGAATTCCTTGATCTCAGTCAGAATCGATTGAAAGGGTCCATCCCTGCGCCATTTTCGCAGTTTCTGCGCCTGAATTATCTTAACCTCTCACATAATTCCCTTACTAGCTCTCTCCCAAAAGTAATTACACAATATCCCAAGCTTCGAGTCCTTGATCTGAGTAACAATCAGTTAGATGGATTGTTTCTGACTACGTTGCTAACATTACCCACCTTACAAGAGCTACACCTTGAAAACAATTTATTTACTGGTGGTATTGaactctcttctccttcttccagTGAATCTGATCTTCGAGTTCTAGATATTTCTGGTAACCGGATTAGTGGTTATTTTCCTGATTGGTTTGGTTCAATGACCCAGCTTCAAGTGCTGAATCTTGCTAAAAATAACCTCTCTGGTTCTCTGCCTACTTCCCTGGCTGACATGAAACCACTAAGTTCCTTAGATATATCCCAGAATCATTTTACAGGTTCTTTGCCACCCAACTTGCCTGACAGCCTTGCAAGATTAAATGTATCCTACAATGAACTCTCTGGTGTTGTTCCAGAGAACCTTAGAAGGTTTCCAAGTTCTTCTTTCTACCCTGGGAACCCTGGATTGGCTTTTCCAAATAATAATGCTCCTGGCTCAGAAAATTTTCCATCCAGAAATTCTAGCAGGAAACCAATCAAAACTTTTGTCAAAGTGGTAGTGATAGTAGCATGCATAGTTGCTGTGGTCATTCTGATCTTGCTCGCAATCTTTGTACATTATATCCGTGTATCAAGGAGGCCTCTGCCAGAACATGTTACAAGCAAAGATATCCTGAAGCCACCCCCAACAAGTACCTCCGGATTCAGTGGTAGGGACAGCAATAGTCCTCTAGTGGTTGCAGCTGAGGATCTTATGACTTCACGAAAAGGATCATCATCTGAGATAATCAGTTCCGATGAGAAGATGGCTGCTGTAACTGGTTTCTCCCCATCAAAGAACAGCCATCTGTCCTGGTCACCTGAGTCTGGAGATGCGTTCACTGTTGAAAACCTTGCAAGACTAGATGTCAAATCACCAGATCAATTGGCTGGCGAACTGCATTTTCTTGATGATACAATAACATTGACACCTGAGGAACTCTCAAGGGCTCCAGCTGAGGTGTTGGGGAGGAGCAGCCACGGGACTTCTTACAAGGCAACACTGGATAATGGCACTTTCTTGACTGTGAAGTGGTTGAGAGAAGGAGTCGCAAAGCAAAGAAAAGAATTTGCTAAAGAGGCTAAAAAATTTGCAAATATCAGGCATCCTAACGTGGTAGGCTTAAGAGGGTATTACTGGGGACCCACACAGCATGAGAAGCTCATTCTTTCAGATTATATCTCGCCTGGAAGTCTTGCAAGCTTTCTTTATG atCGGCCAGGAAGAAAGGTCCCACCATTATCTTGGGCCCAGAGGCTAAAAATTGCAGTTGATGTCGCACGCGGGCTGAACTATCTCCATTTTGATCGTGCACTTCCGCACGGCAACCTCAAAGCAACAAATATACTATTAGATGGGCCTGATCTTAACGCCCGCATTGCTGATTACTGCCTACATCGCCTTATGACCCAGGCTGGCACCGTTGAACAGATTCTTGATGCAGGCATATTAGGATATCGGGCACCAGAATTGAGTGCTTCCAAGAAACCATTGCCCTCCTTCAAGTCAGATGTTTATGCTTTTGGAGTGGTACTTCTGGAACTTTTAACAGGCAGATGTGCTGGGGATGTGGTTTCCGGTGAGGATGGAGGTGTTGATTTAACAGATTGGGTGAGGTTGAGGATGGCAGAAGGTCGCAGCTCAGATTGTTTTGATGCTGCGTTGATGCTGGAAATGGGGAACCCGGCAGCAGAGAAGGGAATGAAGGAGGTCCTTGGAATAGCTCTACGATGTATACGCTCAATTTCTGAGAGGCCGGGTATCAAAACAATATATGAGGATCTTTCTTCCATTTAG